Below is a genomic region from Bacteroidota bacterium.
TATGAATTATTCAGGTTAGGCTATAAATGTGAATTGCACACAATTGATGATAACGATTTTAGCGATATTAGGGCATTATATCAAAAAATTATTACACAAATTAATCTTGGAATTCCCATCCTTGCAATAAATCTGAAAGTATGTCCCGTATGGGGATTAATTACCGGCTATTTAAAAAATAAACCTGGTATATTATGTCGTACTTATTTTGATGAATCTGAAGAATATTCTCAAGCAGAACATGCACCCTGGCTATCATTCTTCATTGGAGAAAAAACTATACCTTTGACTGCGGATGAATTCCTTTATAATTCTCTTAAAATTGCAATTCAAATAGCAAAAACAGAAGAATTTGGAGAATATAAAAGCGGTTTCAATGCTTTTGAGAATTGGATAAATGAATTGAAAAAATATTCGACAAAATCAAAGGCTTTTGAAGAATATGAGGTGAATTTAACAATCTTTGATTACTTAATAGAGTCACGGCAAACAGCAAAAAAATATTTAACTTCTATGATTAATAAGTTGAAAAAAGGAAATGTAATTGTTGAAAATTATAAAAAAGAAGTTGAACTCTTACTGAATACCAGAACCAACATCTTACCTTCTTACGAATCAACTTCAAAAAATTGGACAACAGAAATTATCAATTATCAAATTGAAATCTTAACACAAGTTTTAGACATAGAGAGAGAAACAATTGAGCTAATTGAAAACGAAATATAAAATTAAGTGCCACAATAAAAGGTAAAGTCAGATTTAAAATCATAAAAATATCTAAATGAAGTCCTGCATATAAGCTTATAAAAATATATTTATCTATTATATAGCATTTTACAGCTTTCATTTTATCTATGTAGAACTTTGTATCAACCAATGCTTATTTACCATTCCCGTATTAAATAAATAATCAAACAATTATATGCAATTGCAAACTTCAAATAGCTAATATTGTAAAAATATTGTAAATTTGATAGCTTTTGGATAAAATGAAATTTGAGAATATTAATGACCTACTAAAATTTATGTCTAATGAAAACAATTTACTTTCAACACATTAAAATTAGAATAATTCTTCAATTATTGTTGGCGCTATCATTTACAATTGTCAGTTGCGAAGATGAAACACAAACTCCAATTGATTATCCAAATACTGATAGACACGATTTGCTACCATCAGATATTGCCAAACAGGGACCAGAAACAGACAATCATCCACCAATTTTGCATTCAACCGAATTTGAGCAAGCTATACCATTAGCTGCAACAATAAACACCTCAGGAGCCGAAGATTCCCCTTTCGTATTGCCCGATGGGAAAACGCTATATTTCTTTTTTACACCAGATGTAAGGCTACAACCTGAAATCCAGTTAACCGATAGTGTATCAGGCGTTTGGGTTTCCCGAAAAGTTAACAACGAATGGTCTGAAGCAGAGCGAATATGGCTACAAGATCCCGACAAACTTGCTCTTGATGGGGCAGTTTCTATTTATGGAAATGAAATGTGGTTTGCTTCTGCCAGAGAAGGATATACCGGCGTAAATATGTTTACAGCTCAACTAAAAGATGAGAAATGGGAAGATTGGACATATTCGGGCGATCGTCTGATGAAAGAAATTCAGATAGGTGAAGTTCATATACACAATGATGATCTATACTTTCATTCTCATAGAGATGGAGGGCAAGGAGGCTTAGATATTTGGCTATGCATACGAAACGAAAACAATTGGCCTGATCCTGTGAATATTACCGTAATGAACACTTCCGGTGACGAAGGATTTCCTTTTTTGAATACAAATGGAAACGAGTTGTGGTTCACAAGGACATATTTGGGAACACCTGCAATTTATAGGTCGGTGAAAAATGGTAACGAATGGGAAAACCCCGAATTAATTGTATCTCAATTTGCAGGCGAACCAACTTTAGACGATGAAGGGAATCTATATTTTGTACATCATTACTTCGAAAATGATGTAATGATAGAAGCGGATATTTATGTAGCTTATAAGAAAAGATAGGTTCTATGAACTTGATATAATAAACATAATTCCATGAACACAAAACCTGAATAACAAAGGATAAAAGAAAAAACTTTAGATCTTACAAATCAAATTTTGATTTATCTTTCAACAACAAAAGCTATTGCTGAAACTGCTTTTTCGGAAACAAATATCAGATAATAAACCCACTGATTGAATTTTACTCAAAAGAAGATAGGAAATTTAGTTTTATTAAAGCAGTACAAATTTTATATTTTCGTAAAAAACAAGCGAATTTTCAGAAATATAGCCTTTGATTTTTATAAAGTAAATTCCTGAGCAAAGTTTATTTCCTGCAAAAGTTTCAGTATTCAATGATAGAAATTTTTGAAGACTTTTAGAGCTATCAGATTTTCTCCAAACAATTTCTCCAAGAGAGTTGAAAATTTTTAAGTCAATAAAAAATGGTTCGGAAAATTCAATATTTACATTAAGTTCCGATGAAACAGGATTTGGAAAAACCTTAATATTCGATAAATTTTTAAGTTCGTAATTTATTGAAGTTCCTACATAAATATTTGTGTCTTCGGGAGTTGGGTTTTGCATTATGTAAAATGGACCAGTGCCGTTCGGAAATTTACCAAACGAAACATCTTCAAGCTGATTTTCAAAAACTACAAAATCGAGTGGGAGGTATTTTGTTCCTGATTGATAATAAATTCCAATTTGCTCGCCATCTTTATCCAATTTGAAATTTGTGTGCATTTCGCCTTGCACACTGTCTTTGTCTGCCCAAAAAATAAGGAAGCTGTGCGGCTGAATATAAATTTGAGGCATTTGCCATTTTTGCGGATTTTTGGAATTGTCTGATAAAAATTTGTCGCCAAGAAAAACTGCCTGACTGCCAGGATTATAAATTTCTATCCAATCTTCGAATTCCCCATTTTCATCAGAAATTGTATAAGAATTTGAAGCCATAATTTCATTTATCACAATTAAATCGTCAGGTAACACTAACTGCTCGGAAATAGAATTACTCCTTGTAGATACGTATGGTTTTAAGCCATAAGTAACATGATTTGCAGATAATTCATAATCAAAAGACTCACTAAAATCGTTTATATCCCAGCCATAATCAAGCGGATAAAAATTGTCTATTGCAATATACTGAGTAATTATGTCTTTAATAATGTCAATCTTTGGAAAAAGAATATTTGGAGCTACTATCGAATTTTGCAACTGCTTCATATACAATGAAAATTGTTGCAAATATTCCGGTACATCTAAAATTCTATCAATCAATGGGCGTGCTTCCCAATCGGCTCCCCAGTTGTAAATATCGCGGTTTGCCCAATCAATTCCCATCCAGTCTATTCCAAAAGTATTGTCTAAATCGTAATGGATAAATTCAAACTTTCCGCTTGTAGAATCATTATATAGGTAAAAATTGTTTTTATTGTATGAATATCCATCCCATTGGCCAATGAAAATTTCTATTGCAAGATTTTTCAAATAGCTTTCAACATTAAAAACATTTTCAAGTTGTTGCGGCAAATCGTTTATTGGAGTATTATTCAGAATGTCAATAAATTCGGCAAGGTCGCTATAATCGTCAGTTGCAGTATTTGTTTTTAAATCGTAGGCTCGTCGGCTACCGCTTGTGAATTTGTAAAGATCAGGATCGGAGCCAAGATATTCGAGTGTAGCCGGCCAAAGACATTTATATAAATTGCCAGCATTGTTGCCGAAGTGTTTTTCTACAAATTTTTCATCGATATGCTCAACATTTAAGTATAATCCTTTGTAAATATTGTTTATGTAAAATTCAACATAGTTTGAACGCGAACCAATAAGATCGAATTTTTCTATAATATCCCAAGACAGTTTCGACCTGATTACCGATGGATCGTTATGTTCGCCGTTCAGGTTCATTTTCTCTAATCCATAAAATTTTCTTCCCGAAATAAATGTGTTAAACGACAATTTGAATGATTTTTTTTGCGAAAAGCGTGAAGTGTTTCCCCTAAGACGAAAACCGACATTTTCGATAGTATCATTGACTAAATTGCTTTCATAAAATACAGTAACCGGATATTCATGATTGCTTTCAAGATTTCCACTTTCGAGAAGTATGTCCAGCGAATCTTGTTCTATAATCACATTAATTTTTGGAATAGTTTCATCGGAAAATATCGAATCGGACGCAGATTTGTTTTGTGAAAAAATGCTAGAGAAAATCAAAGATAAAGCTATGATTCCAAGTATTTTAATATTAATAGATTTCATTATGTATTTTTCAAAATGTCAATAAACATACTTTGGCAAACTTACTATTATTCCTTTATAAATAATAATTTTCCTACAGATTTGCCGCTTTCGCGAATGCCAATAACATATCCGCCAGAATGTAAATGTGAAATGTTGAGAACTTTGGCGTTTCCGAATTCTTCTTTGCATTTGGTTGGCATGGATTGTCCGAGAAGTGAATATACAAAAATTTCTGATTTCTCAGGAATATTTGTTACGAAAAGCTCATCATTTGCAGGATTTGGGAAAATTCGGATTTTTGAGTTTTCATATTCCGGAATTGCTGAAACATCTATAATAAAAACTGAATCGCTTGTCGTACAACCCAAACTATCAGATACCTGTAGACTAAACCAACCGGTATCGCTCACAACCGTTTGATTTGTGGTTTCGCCA
It encodes:
- a CDS encoding T9SS type A sorting domain-containing protein produces the protein MKSINIKILGIIALSLIFSSIFSQNKSASDSIFSDETIPKINVIIEQDSLDILLESGNLESNHEYPVTVFYESNLVNDTIENVGFRLRGNTSRFSQKKSFKLSFNTFISGRKFYGLEKMNLNGEHNDPSVIRSKLSWDIIEKFDLIGSRSNYVEFYINNIYKGLYLNVEHIDEKFVEKHFGNNAGNLYKCLWPATLEYLGSDPDLYKFTSGSRRAYDLKTNTATDDYSDLAEFIDILNNTPINDLPQQLENVFNVESYLKNLAIEIFIGQWDGYSYNKNNFYLYNDSTSGKFEFIHYDLDNTFGIDWMGIDWANRDIYNWGADWEARPLIDRILDVPEYLQQFSLYMKQLQNSIVAPNILFPKIDIIKDIITQYIAIDNFYPLDYGWDINDFSESFDYELSANHVTYGLKPYVSTRSNSISEQLVLPDDLIVINEIMASNSYTISDENGEFEDWIEIYNPGSQAVFLGDKFLSDNSKNPQKWQMPQIYIQPHSFLIFWADKDSVQGEMHTNFKLDKDGEQIGIYYQSGTKYLPLDFVVFENQLEDVSFGKFPNGTGPFYIMQNPTPEDTNIYVGTSINYELKNLSNIKVFPNPVSSELNVNIEFSEPFFIDLKIFNSLGEIVWRKSDSSKSLQKFLSLNTETFAGNKLCSGIYFIKIKGYISENSLVFYENIKFVLL
- a CDS encoding T9SS type A sorting domain-containing protein; protein product: SDSGIYWINLENACGVFSDTIELLVSDPQFSFPDDTLGMYSGYIELSADSGWTAYFWENGETTNQTVVSDTGWFSLQVSDSLGCTTSDSVFIIDVSAIPEYENSKIRIFPNPANDELFVTNIPEKSEIFVYSLLGQSMPTKCKEEFGNAKVLNISHLHSGGYVIGIRESGKSVGKLLFIKE